A DNA window from uncultured Methanoregula sp. contains the following coding sequences:
- the nudC gene encoding NAD(+) diphosphatase, producing MEHIARFEAGSLSKQYPLPGTIPADARIVAVRENEVCVRAGRDPTIFLPPSWEIPESMKESPQYLGNLGPAPCYVLEIPRGMSCPDGFVLSGARELAGRIPEEELAIAGLALQIDDYNRTTRFCGKCGTRTESSLIERAKICPACNHITYARLSPAIVVLVRKDESILMVHGKQAPAGRFSLVAGFVEPGETIEHAVHREVREEAGIVISHVRYLASEPWPFPNSLMLAFVAEYAGGSLTPDGTEVESAGWFDRSNIPNIPPKISITHMLITRWISGDLPDS from the coding sequence ATGGAACACATTGCACGTTTCGAAGCCGGTTCCCTCTCCAAACAGTACCCGCTTCCCGGGACAATACCGGCAGATGCACGGATTGTTGCGGTCCGGGAGAACGAAGTCTGTGTCCGGGCGGGCCGCGATCCCACCATCTTTCTGCCGCCATCATGGGAAATCCCCGAATCGATGAAAGAATCCCCCCAGTATCTTGGAAACCTGGGCCCGGCGCCTTGTTATGTTCTTGAGATCCCCCGTGGTATGTCTTGCCCGGATGGATTTGTACTGTCCGGAGCCCGGGAACTTGCCGGCAGAATTCCGGAAGAAGAGCTCGCCATTGCCGGTCTTGCTCTCCAGATAGATGATTATAACCGCACCACCCGGTTCTGTGGAAAATGCGGCACCAGGACAGAATCATCCCTGATCGAACGGGCAAAGATCTGTCCTGCATGCAACCATATTACGTATGCCCGTCTCTCCCCGGCAATCGTAGTCCTTGTAAGAAAGGACGAGTCCATCCTGATGGTCCATGGGAAACAGGCTCCCGCGGGGAGGTTCAGCCTGGTGGCCGGTTTTGTTGAGCCGGGCGAGACGATCGAACACGCTGTCCACCGGGAAGTACGGGAAGAGGCCGGAATTGTTATATCCCATGTCAGGTACCTGGCCAGCGAACCCTGGCCGTTTCCCAACTCGCTGATGCTTGCCTTTGTTGCAGAATATGCCGGGGGATCGCTGACGCCGGATGGAACCGAGGTTGAATCGGCCGGTTGGTTTGATCGCAGCAACATCCCGAATATTCCGCCAAAAATCAGCATAACGCATATGCTCATAACCCGGTGGATCTCCGGGGATCTTCCCGATTCTTGA
- a CDS encoding response regulator codes for MITILLVDDQPELLEITRIFLEKDGDLIVDTASSAEEALRMLHDKKYDAVVSDYNMPEMDGIEFLNEFMSLAIDKPFIIFTGKDREDIVIRALNSGADFYLQKSGDPKSQYAELRNMVHQAVMRKRMEEALIRSEVNHRTIVEAIDDSIYMVDKNCRYLFMNTYHQKRLGIQNGDYIGRDYREFHTPEASARFAASVHKSIESGKSVQDEYCSRDRWFIRRLSPVRNETLERVFAVTVISAETTGRKKIEEALRITDENYRIVVEATQDSIYTVNPQGRYLFMNNHHKNRLGISGDNYYLREYGEFHTRDQNTAFTDALGQVIGSKKPYEETYCLNNRTFLRKMYPVFDQSGNEIIAISVISLDTTGR; via the coding sequence ATGATTACCATTCTCCTGGTTGATGACCAGCCGGAACTGCTTGAAATCACCCGGATCTTCCTTGAAAAAGACGGGGATCTGATTGTTGATACAGCCTCTTCCGCAGAAGAAGCCCTCAGGATGCTCCATGACAAGAAGTACGATGCGGTAGTCTCCGATTACAATATGCCGGAGATGGACGGGATCGAGTTTCTGAATGAGTTCATGAGCCTGGCTATCGATAAACCATTCATCATTTTCACGGGAAAAGACCGGGAGGACATCGTAATCCGGGCCCTCAATTCCGGCGCTGACTTTTATCTCCAGAAAAGCGGGGATCCGAAAAGCCAGTATGCCGAACTCCGGAACATGGTGCACCAGGCCGTGATGCGGAAGAGAATGGAAGAGGCTCTCATCCGCTCGGAAGTCAACCACCGGACGATTGTTGAGGCAATCGATGATTCCATCTACATGGTGGACAAGAACTGCCGCTATCTCTTCATGAACACCTATCACCAGAAGCGGCTTGGAATCCAGAACGGGGATTATATTGGCCGCGATTACCGGGAATTCCACACTCCCGAAGCGAGCGCACGGTTTGCAGCAAGCGTTCATAAAAGCATTGAATCGGGCAAATCTGTCCAGGACGAGTACTGCAGCCGGGATCGCTGGTTTATCCGGCGGCTGAGCCCGGTCCGGAACGAGACTCTGGAACGGGTCTTTGCAGTAACCGTCATATCGGCCGAAACAACCGGGCGGAAGAAGATCGAAGAGGCACTCCGGATAACCGATGAGAATTACCGGATCGTTGTCGAGGCCACCCAGGACTCCATTTACACGGTAAATCCCCAGGGAAGATACCTGTTCATGAACAATCACCATAAAAACCGGCTCGGCATTTCCGGGGATAATTACTATTTGCGGGAGTATGGGGAGTTCCATACCCGGGATCAGAACACGGCATTTACCGATGCGCTCGGGCAGGTCATCGGGTCAAAAAAACCATATGAGGAGACCTATTGCCTGAACAACCGGACATTCCTCCGGAAGATGTACCCGGTCTTTGACCAGTCCGGAAACGAGATCATCGCAATATCGGTAATCTCACTGGATACGACCGGGCGTTGA
- a CDS encoding HD domain-containing protein, with the protein MERKYSEICTYVLGIMGKDGSHGMDHVLRVTRLCRIIGRKESADMAILVPAALLHDIARPQEKATGIPHETEGARLAGLYLASIGYPEQLIPAISDAISTHRFRSTQKPGTLEAQILSDADKLDAMGAVGIARTFMRAAEHGGNLDDAVMHFHDKLLHLHERMYTRTAQEIAQKRHALLVLFLSRLEEEQDISLYD; encoded by the coding sequence ATGGAAAGGAAATATTCAGAGATCTGCACGTACGTGCTTGGGATAATGGGAAAAGACGGCTCCCACGGAATGGATCACGTCCTGCGGGTTACCCGGCTGTGCCGGATTATCGGCAGGAAAGAATCTGCCGATATGGCAATCCTGGTGCCCGCGGCGCTTCTTCATGATATTGCCCGGCCGCAGGAGAAAGCCACCGGTATCCCGCATGAGACCGAAGGGGCGCGGCTGGCAGGGCTGTACCTGGCATCCATTGGGTATCCTGAACAGCTCATCCCGGCGATATCCGATGCCATCAGCACCCACCGGTTCCGTTCGACACAGAAGCCCGGTACCCTTGAAGCGCAAATCCTGTCCGATGCCGACAAGCTGGATGCCATGGGTGCCGTGGGGATTGCCCGGACATTCATGCGGGCTGCCGAGCATGGCGGAAACCTGGATGATGCAGTTATGCATTTTCACGACAAACTGCTCCATCTGCATGAACGCATGTATACCCGTACGGCACAGGAAATTGCCCAAAAACGCCATGCTCTTCTTGTCCTGTTTCTCTCCCGGCTCGAAGAAGAGCAGGACATATCATTATACGATTAA
- a CDS encoding putative manganese-dependent inorganic diphosphatase codes for MSQIYLFGHQKPDTDSIASVIGYAEYKNISEPGRYVPARCGELNPESRWVLEHFSLPAPQYIPSVEPKLADIRYKPVFALFEDVPTVDVATLMAREGIRNVVITDPLGKPVGMVGEHALALACIETIHLSELAVTPIPVETLARILNATIIVSAHRHLEGRVYIAIDALHVTLGKMTRNDIAVVGDDEPAQLAFISAGIACLIIAEGAPVGERVAHAAKDKGVSVLSTGLDAFGVGKMINLSLPARAIMETNVPVLSCSETIAHARRVVSGSKFRAACVVDAQGKLSGILTRTTLLDEVRRPVILLDHNEASQAVEGIGEAEILEIIDHHRLGSISTLKPIHFLNEPVGATSTIIAMKFKESGQKPSKAIAGALLCGILSDTLALKMSTTTLRDKEAVGFLSPLACEDPDKLGIALLEQAMDLSGAPLDAILARDMKSFDLSSKKIVIAQVMVPSFSWNRERDIDIQKEILSIRTGSDADIVLVLFTSVTENASELYGTAEPGFLRTVFGNDLPIRLEGVMSRKKDFLPLLGEKLRTLAR; via the coding sequence ATGAGCCAGATTTATCTTTTCGGTCACCAGAAACCTGACACTGACAGTATTGCAAGTGTCATCGGGTATGCTGAATACAAAAATATTTCAGAGCCCGGGCGATACGTTCCGGCCCGGTGCGGCGAGCTGAATCCTGAGAGCCGGTGGGTGCTCGAACATTTCTCTCTTCCCGCGCCCCAGTATATCCCTTCCGTAGAACCAAAGCTTGCCGATATCCGGTATAAACCCGTCTTTGCTCTTTTTGAAGATGTCCCTACGGTCGATGTTGCAACCCTGATGGCCCGGGAAGGGATACGGAATGTTGTCATAACCGATCCTCTTGGAAAACCGGTCGGGATGGTAGGCGAGCACGCACTCGCACTTGCCTGCATAGAGACCATTCATTTATCAGAGCTTGCGGTTACTCCCATTCCTGTCGAGACCCTGGCAAGGATCCTGAATGCCACAATCATCGTATCTGCCCACCGGCATCTCGAAGGACGGGTGTATATTGCAATCGATGCCCTGCATGTGACGCTCGGCAAGATGACCCGGAACGATATCGCGGTTGTCGGCGATGATGAACCGGCCCAGCTGGCGTTTATCTCTGCTGGCATTGCCTGCCTGATCATTGCCGAAGGGGCCCCGGTTGGCGAGCGGGTTGCTCATGCGGCCAAAGACAAGGGCGTCTCCGTCCTCTCAACCGGCCTTGACGCATTCGGCGTAGGCAAAATGATAAACCTCTCGCTTCCTGCCCGGGCGATCATGGAGACCAATGTACCGGTACTCTCGTGCAGCGAGACTATCGCCCATGCCCGCAGGGTTGTATCCGGTTCAAAATTCCGGGCAGCCTGTGTTGTGGATGCACAAGGCAAGCTTTCCGGCATACTCACCCGCACAACTCTTCTGGATGAAGTGCGAAGACCGGTCATCCTGCTCGATCATAATGAAGCCTCGCAGGCGGTCGAGGGTATTGGAGAAGCCGAGATCCTGGAGATAATCGATCACCACCGGCTTGGCTCAATCTCGACCTTAAAGCCGATTCATTTCCTGAATGAACCGGTCGGGGCAACATCAACTATCATTGCCATGAAATTCAAAGAATCCGGCCAGAAGCCATCAAAAGCAATAGCCGGGGCGCTTCTCTGCGGGATCCTTTCAGACACTCTTGCCCTGAAAATGTCAACAACAACCCTGCGGGATAAAGAAGCAGTCGGGTTCTTATCTCCCCTGGCGTGTGAGGATCCGGATAAACTCGGGATTGCACTTCTCGAACAGGCAATGGATCTCTCCGGCGCCCCGCTGGATGCCATTCTTGCCCGGGATATGAAATCATTCGATCTCTCCTCCAAAAAGATCGTGATCGCCCAGGTCATGGTACCTTCCTTCTCCTGGAACCGGGAGCGGGATATAGACATCCAGAAGGAAATTCTCTCAATAAGAACAGGATCCGATGCAGATATCGTTCTGGTCCTCTTCACCAGCGTTACGGAAAATGCAAGCGAACTTTACGGGACCGCCGAACCGGGCTTTTTAAGAACGGTCTTCGGGAACGATCTGCCCATCCGGCTTGAGGGGGTAATGTCCCGCAAGAAGGATTTCCTCCCGCTGCTGGGAGAAAAACTCCGCACCCTTGCCCGCTGA